Proteins encoded within one genomic window of Enterococcus haemoperoxidus ATCC BAA-382:
- a CDS encoding class I SAM-dependent methyltransferase: MKNEYDNPNFFEAYSQMDRSKKGLEGAGEWHELKKLLPDFTGKSVLDLGCGYGWHCRYAVENGAEKVIGIDLSERMIEKAKEMTDSPKISYHLMGMEEIDGLGESFDIVISSLALHYVPSFDEIAKKVNHCLNSGGDFIFSAEHPIFTAQGTEDWIYDQDGRPIYWPVDRYFDESIRETTFLGETVMKYHKTLTTYLDGLLTNGFQITRLVEPMPAPEMLEVSTEMRDELRRPMMLLVSAKKVTQQD, from the coding sequence ATGAAAAACGAATATGATAACCCAAACTTTTTCGAGGCCTATAGCCAAATGGATCGCTCTAAAAAAGGCCTTGAAGGTGCCGGTGAATGGCATGAATTGAAAAAATTATTACCTGATTTTACAGGAAAATCTGTTTTGGATCTTGGCTGTGGTTATGGTTGGCATTGCCGTTATGCCGTTGAGAACGGTGCTGAAAAAGTTATTGGCATCGATTTGTCTGAACGGATGATCGAAAAAGCCAAAGAAATGACCGATTCTCCCAAAATCAGTTATCACCTAATGGGGATGGAAGAAATTGATGGATTAGGTGAATCATTTGATATTGTGATCAGTTCTTTAGCACTCCACTATGTTCCTTCATTCGACGAAATTGCTAAAAAGGTCAATCATTGTTTAAATTCTGGTGGAGACTTTATTTTTTCTGCGGAACATCCGATTTTTACAGCTCAAGGAACTGAAGATTGGATTTATGATCAAGATGGTCGACCAATCTACTGGCCAGTTGACCGATATTTTGATGAAAGTATTCGTGAAACAACCTTTTTAGGGGAGACGGTAATGAAATATCACAAAACGTTGACCACCTATCTAGATGGCTTATTGACAAACGGCTTTCAAATTACTCGACTAGTCGAACCGATGCCTGCTCCTGAAATGTTGGAAGTAAGCACCGAAATGCGTGACGAGCTGCGTAGGCCAATGATGTTGTTGGTTTCTGCTAAAAAAGTTACTCAACAAGACTAA
- a CDS encoding ACT domain-containing protein, whose translation MQLKLLDDLDYTILKFPAHAEIPALFHEINAFKSITYTEDECSIIVPSNTLETSQALSVDNDWCIIQVIGELDFSLVGILTQLANPLAENQISIFALSTYNTDYLLIKNKDKDKAVDVLCDCGHIFQ comes from the coding sequence ATGCAGTTAAAACTATTAGATGACCTTGACTATACCATCCTAAAATTCCCAGCGCATGCCGAAATACCTGCTTTATTCCATGAAATAAACGCATTTAAAAGTATTACCTACACAGAAGATGAGTGCTCGATTATTGTTCCTTCTAACACACTTGAAACCAGCCAAGCACTTTCTGTCGACAACGATTGGTGCATCATTCAAGTCATCGGAGAGTTAGATTTTTCCTTAGTTGGCATTTTGACTCAATTAGCCAATCCTTTAGCTGAAAATCAGATTTCGATTTTTGCTTTGTCCACGTATAATACTGACTATCTTTTAATTAAAAACAAAGACAAAGACAAAGCTGTCGATGTCTTATGCGATTGCGGTCATATATTTCAATAA
- a CDS encoding glycoside hydrolase family 1 protein translates to MKVEFPKTFFWGAASSATQAEGRLVDDGKGENIWDYASKEYNHRFYDGVTTENTSLFYRDYQQDIQKMQDISFNSFRTSLSWSRLIPNGTGEVNPKAVKFYNHMIDELIAKGVEPFINLYHFDMPMALQEKGGFENKEVIQAYKQYAETCFELFGDRVNYWFTFNEPMIPAEAGYLHDRHYPYVVDFKRAAMVLHNIILAHCEAVNVYREMKLAGKIGIIMDVIPVYPRSQNPADLYAAEMADLFYTKSVNDAILKGQYPARLKEVLEEYDQLPEVTEADLALISATSIDLLGINYYRPRRVKAKECLPNPDGVFSPEWFFDEYVMPGRRMNTSRGIEIYPKGIYDIAKKIQTEYGNIDWFVSENGIGIEGEEAFIEEGMVQDDYRIDFLKEHLTYLNQAMKEGSNCLGYHMWTFVDCWSWGNAYKNRYGFYRLNLATGEKSVKKSGVWFKETIENNGFD, encoded by the coding sequence ATGAAAGTAGAATTTCCAAAAACATTCTTTTGGGGAGCCGCATCTAGCGCAACGCAAGCGGAAGGACGTCTTGTAGATGATGGTAAAGGGGAAAATATCTGGGATTACGCTTCAAAAGAATATAATCATCGTTTTTATGACGGGGTCACGACGGAAAATACTTCTTTATTTTACCGTGACTACCAACAAGATATTCAAAAAATGCAGGATATTTCATTTAACTCATTTCGTACATCCTTATCTTGGTCACGTTTGATACCCAATGGTACAGGAGAAGTTAATCCAAAGGCAGTAAAGTTTTACAATCATATGATTGATGAATTGATTGCTAAGGGTGTAGAGCCGTTTATCAATTTATATCATTTCGATATGCCGATGGCGCTACAAGAGAAAGGAGGATTTGAAAACAAAGAAGTAATCCAAGCGTATAAGCAGTATGCTGAAACATGTTTTGAGTTGTTTGGGGATCGGGTGAACTATTGGTTTACCTTTAATGAGCCGATGATACCAGCAGAAGCAGGTTATCTGCATGACCGTCATTATCCTTATGTTGTTGATTTTAAACGGGCGGCGATGGTATTGCACAATATTATTTTAGCGCATTGTGAAGCGGTCAACGTGTACCGTGAAATGAAACTAGCTGGGAAAATCGGAATTATCATGGATGTGATACCAGTTTATCCTCGTAGTCAAAATCCAGCAGATTTATATGCGGCTGAAATGGCGGATTTATTTTATACAAAGAGTGTCAATGATGCGATTTTGAAAGGGCAGTATCCAGCGCGTTTAAAAGAAGTTTTAGAAGAATATGATCAATTACCAGAAGTGACAGAAGCAGATTTAGCATTGATTAGTGCCACAAGCATTGATCTTTTAGGTATCAATTATTATCGTCCACGTCGAGTCAAAGCGAAGGAATGTCTGCCAAATCCTGACGGGGTTTTTTCGCCAGAATGGTTCTTTGATGAATATGTTATGCCTGGTAGACGGATGAATACATCTCGTGGAATTGAGATATATCCTAAAGGAATTTATGATATAGCCAAAAAGATTCAGACAGAATATGGTAATATCGATTGGTTTGTTTCTGAAAATGGTATTGGGATCGAAGGCGAAGAGGCATTTATTGAAGAAGGAATGGTCCAAGATGATTATCGAATCGACTTTTTGAAAGAACATTTGACGTATCTAAATCAAGCGATGAAAGAAGGCAGTAATTGTTTAGGGTATCATATGTGGACGTTTGTGGATTGTTGGTCGTGGGGCAATGCGTATAAAAATCGTTATGGTTTTTATCGGTTGAATCTTGCGACAGGAGAAAAGTCAGTGAAAAAATCTGGTGTATGGTTTAAAGAAACAATTGAAAATAATGGGTTTGATTAA
- a CDS encoding MurR/RpiR family transcriptional regulator, translating into MLFLDYVPDLNPLEYEIYHYIANHLNIVTYMRIRDLADETHTSTASILRFCHKFECNGFSEFKVKLQLYYESINQAKIADIDETQHIHFLERVNEPFLDSKIEQAVTLLADKGLVLFLGSGSSEPIAAYGSLYFTNLSQTALRIEDPSNYPIEWFPDDILARTCVIALSVTGETQEIIHYIKRLNTKKCSIISITNSDSSTISRMSDLNIPYTISRETIYKTSDNHDKTIELTSQLPALFLIEKIAKRLRLQKNI; encoded by the coding sequence ATGCTTTTTTTAGACTATGTTCCTGATCTAAACCCTTTAGAATATGAGATTTATCACTATATCGCCAATCATTTAAACATCGTCACTTATATGCGGATCAGAGATTTAGCAGATGAAACACACACGAGTACCGCTAGCATTTTACGCTTTTGTCACAAATTTGAATGCAATGGTTTTTCTGAATTTAAGGTGAAACTTCAGTTATATTATGAATCTATCAACCAAGCCAAAATCGCCGACATAGATGAAACACAGCACATTCATTTTTTAGAACGTGTTAATGAGCCTTTTCTAGATAGCAAAATTGAACAAGCCGTTACTCTTTTAGCCGATAAAGGATTGGTTCTTTTTCTTGGGTCTGGTTCTTCTGAGCCGATTGCCGCTTACGGCTCACTGTATTTCACTAATTTATCTCAAACTGCACTGCGGATCGAGGATCCTTCTAATTATCCAATCGAATGGTTTCCAGATGATATCCTGGCACGTACCTGTGTGATCGCCCTTTCCGTAACGGGTGAAACTCAAGAGATCATTCACTATATAAAACGTCTGAATACAAAAAAATGCTCGATCATTTCGATCACAAATAGCGACAGTTCCACAATCAGCCGCATGTCTGATTTGAATATTCCATATACGATCAGTCGGGAAACTATTTATAAAACGAGTGACAACCACGATAAAACAATCGAACTTACCTCGCAGTTGCCAGCACTTTTTCTTATTGAAAAAATTGCTAAACGCTTAAGATTGCAGAAAAATATTTAA
- a CDS encoding class A sortase, translating into MASRKERPKKKKSRKRNWLINIFLFLLLIVGLALVFNTQIRNMLIQQNGKAYAVEKLTPEIVAKNNQTDTSFDFEAVESLSTEAVLKAQLANKNLPVVGAVALPDVKINLPIFRGLDNVVLLTGAGTMKPDQEMGKGNYALASHRVQDMISLFSPLEYSKPGELIYTTDLNNVYTYKITYVEKIDPSRVELIDDVPGKKMITLITCGDMYATTRIAVQGELESVTPMKEATPAMTDAFNMEQLTL; encoded by the coding sequence ATGGCCTCAAGAAAAGAACGTCCTAAAAAGAAAAAATCTAGAAAAAGAAATTGGCTGATTAATATCTTCCTATTCTTATTACTAATCGTTGGTTTAGCGCTAGTTTTTAATACACAAATCAGAAATATGCTAATTCAGCAAAATGGTAAAGCTTATGCTGTAGAAAAGTTAACACCTGAGATCGTGGCTAAAAATAATCAAACGGATACTTCTTTTGATTTTGAAGCAGTTGAATCTTTGAGCACAGAAGCTGTCTTAAAAGCTCAACTTGCAAATAAAAACCTACCTGTTGTTGGTGCTGTCGCACTCCCCGATGTAAAAATCAACTTACCGATTTTTAGAGGGTTGGACAATGTTGTTTTACTAACTGGTGCAGGAACAATGAAACCCGATCAAGAAATGGGCAAAGGCAATTATGCCCTTGCTAGCCACCGTGTACAGGATATGATTTCATTATTCTCACCGTTGGAATATTCAAAACCAGGAGAATTGATTTATACGACTGATTTAAATAATGTTTATACATATAAAATCACTTATGTTGAAAAAATCGATCCTTCCAGAGTAGAACTGATTGATGACGTTCCAGGCAAGAAAATGATCACGTTGATCACATGTGGTGACATGTACGCTACAACACGAATCGCCGTTCAAGGTGAATTAGAATCTGTTACACCAATGAAAGAAGCAACACCAGCTATGACCGATGCGTTTAATATGGAACAATTAACCTTATAG
- a CDS encoding PTS sugar transporter subunit IIC: MKTLDNLAMKLLPIANAIGNQRHLQAIRNGLISILPLTIVGSFFTILLNLPIPGYSEMIAPYLAALDVPFRFTVGLMSLYAAFTIGSFLGNTYKLDKITSGFLSMLATLLMVMPVNLQEGVDVAGNAVAGGRYIPITPLGSQGLFGAIVAALISVEIYRFTKEKKLEIKMPEGVPPVVGESFAALLPTLLVILVFWVPRHFFNFNLNDLLSVAISPLKVFLTGNNIFGGIITQFMICLFWALGIHGHAVLGPIIRPFWDQAIIENAELFQNGTSAFQLPNIFTEQFYQWYAQMGGTGATLALVCLFLFSKSKYLKQLGKLSILPGIFNINEPVIFGTPIVMNPLLAIPFIIVPIVNTILVYIVTALGWMPKMMVKPPFSIPAPLGALITSNWNWVACVMVFVCFAVSLAIYYPFFKMFEKIQVEQEKQAEQEDSIAVTEGI, translated from the coding sequence ATGAAAACTCTTGATAACTTAGCTATGAAACTGTTACCTATTGCAAATGCGATTGGTAATCAGCGGCATTTACAGGCCATCAGGAATGGATTGATTTCGATTTTGCCGCTGACAATCGTAGGTTCCTTTTTTACGATTCTGCTTAACTTGCCAATCCCTGGTTATTCTGAGATGATCGCACCATATCTAGCAGCATTAGATGTTCCGTTTCGATTTACTGTAGGATTGATGTCTTTGTATGCTGCTTTTACAATTGGTTCATTTTTAGGCAATACGTATAAGCTGGATAAGATCACTAGCGGTTTTCTTTCAATGCTGGCAACGCTTTTGATGGTTATGCCGGTCAATCTTCAAGAAGGTGTGGATGTCGCTGGAAATGCGGTAGCAGGTGGCCGTTACATCCCAATCACACCGCTTGGTTCGCAAGGGTTATTCGGGGCGATCGTAGCAGCCTTGATATCTGTTGAGATTTATCGTTTTACCAAGGAAAAAAAGTTGGAAATCAAAATGCCAGAAGGAGTTCCTCCTGTTGTTGGAGAATCTTTTGCGGCTCTGTTGCCGACATTGTTAGTAATCTTAGTCTTCTGGGTTCCACGTCACTTTTTCAATTTTAATTTAAATGATTTGTTAAGCGTGGCAATTTCACCTTTGAAAGTTTTTTTAACTGGAAATAATATTTTTGGCGGTATTATCACACAGTTTATGATTTGTTTATTTTGGGCTTTAGGGATTCATGGACATGCTGTTTTAGGACCGATCATTCGTCCTTTTTGGGATCAAGCGATCATTGAAAATGCAGAATTGTTTCAAAATGGGACGAGTGCTTTTCAATTACCCAATATTTTTACAGAACAATTTTACCAATGGTATGCACAAATGGGTGGGACTGGCGCGACTTTAGCACTTGTTTGCTTATTTTTATTCTCTAAATCAAAATACTTAAAGCAGTTAGGGAAATTATCGATTTTACCAGGGATTTTCAATATCAATGAACCTGTTATTTTTGGGACACCAATTGTGATGAATCCATTGCTTGCGATTCCATTTATTATAGTTCCGATCGTGAATACGATTTTGGTTTATATTGTGACGGCACTTGGTTGGATGCCTAAAATGATGGTAAAGCCGCCGTTTTCGATTCCAGCACCATTAGGAGCGCTGATCACTTCTAATTGGAATTGGGTAGCCTGTGTGATGGTTTTTGTTTGTTTTGCGGTTTCATTAGCGATTTATTATCCATTTTTCAAAATGTTTGAGAAAATCCAAGTAGAGCAAGAAAAACAAGCAGAACAAGAGGACTCTATTGCAGTAACTGAAGGGATTTAA
- a CDS encoding DUF1622 domain-containing protein has protein sequence MHDLAQNIMGNLIPFFDLFILALNIFSIVVLIWGVIMAGIDFLKSERTDRNRVVMARQNNFIKSFLGSYILLSLEILIAADIIESIIKPTFQDILKLAILVVIRTVISYFLHKEIEDALKDKENETEEKKTN, from the coding sequence GTGCACGATTTAGCTCAAAATATTATGGGTAACCTGATTCCATTCTTTGATTTGTTTATTTTAGCCTTGAATATTTTTTCCATCGTAGTCTTGATTTGGGGCGTTATCATGGCTGGTATCGATTTTCTAAAAAGTGAACGCACGGATCGAAATCGTGTAGTGATGGCACGACAAAATAATTTCATTAAAAGTTTTTTAGGCAGCTATATTCTACTTAGTTTAGAAATACTGATTGCAGCTGACATTATTGAATCCATTATCAAACCAACATTCCAAGATATTTTAAAATTAGCGATTCTAGTAGTGATCCGAACCGTAATCTCTTACTTCTTGCATAAAGAAATTGAAGATGCATTAAAAGATAAGGAAAATGAGACTGAAGAAAAAAAGACGAACTGA